In the genome of Terriglobia bacterium, one region contains:
- a CDS encoding glycine cleavage T C-terminal barrel domain-containing protein, producing MIAESYKASTQAAALVEKDWAGLIKLSGGDRVTWLQGMVTNDVARLKPGTGCYAAHLTPQGKIVAHMQILAGDDALWLSLERSAVPALIAAFDKLLIMEDVQMTDASDDYSVLGLLGPQAPAVLAAWLGEPPNLEKPYSHRTLDNCRVVLSDLGYDIWVPRAQADSIVRAIAQAGAMAIDHGTWDVVRTEAGIPIYGVDIDSTTTMPEIGEAGISYDKGCYIGQEVVAKVKYIGHVNRRFVGLILAGSELPEIKSVVRKGGREVGHVTTSLFSPKLNKPIALAFVNLGAYAPGNQVEVGTQAATIVDLPFKDELAG from the coding sequence ATGATTGCGGAATCATACAAGGCGTCCACGCAAGCCGCTGCTCTGGTTGAAAAGGATTGGGCCGGGCTGATCAAGCTGAGCGGTGGAGACCGCGTAACCTGGCTTCAAGGCATGGTGACGAACGATGTCGCCAGGCTGAAGCCGGGAACAGGTTGCTATGCCGCGCATCTGACCCCGCAGGGAAAGATCGTCGCTCACATGCAGATCCTTGCCGGCGACGATGCGCTCTGGCTTTCGCTGGAGCGTTCAGCCGTTCCTGCGCTGATCGCTGCCTTCGACAAACTCCTCATCATGGAAGATGTCCAGATGACGGATGCCTCTGACGATTATTCCGTGCTGGGGCTTCTCGGACCCCAGGCTCCTGCTGTCCTGGCTGCCTGGCTCGGCGAGCCGCCGAACCTCGAGAAACCCTATTCGCATCGGACGTTGGACAACTGCCGGGTGGTCCTGTCCGATCTCGGCTATGACATCTGGGTTCCGCGGGCGCAAGCCGACAGCATTGTCCGTGCCATTGCTCAAGCAGGCGCAATGGCAATCGATCATGGAACGTGGGATGTCGTCCGGACGGAGGCGGGCATTCCGATTTATGGAGTCGATATCGATTCGACGACCACCATGCCTGAAATCGGAGAGGCGGGGATCAGTTACGACAAGGGCTGCTATATCGGTCAGGAAGTGGTTGCGAAAGTAAAGTACATCGGTCACGTGAATCGAAGGTTTGTCGGCCTTATCCTTGCGGGCAGCGAGCTTCCGGAGATAAAGAGCGTTGTCCGCAAAGGGGGAAGAGAAGTCGGTCATGTGACCACGAGCCTTTTTTCGCCGAAGCTCAACAAGCCGATCGCTCTCGCTTTCGTGAATCTGGGCGCCTATGCGCCGGGGAACCAGGTGGAGGTCGGGACACAGGCGGCAACTATCGTCGACTTGCCTTTTAAAGACGAATTGGCCGGTTGA
- a CDS encoding lipid-binding SYLF domain-containing protein, with translation MRTIFMVLALFLVDEKIADRLWESSKVVDELVKAPDSDISKEILKRAECIAVIPGLKKAALGFGGELGKGAVSCKKDGGKGPFGAPAMISITGGSFGFQLGAQETDVVMLFMTPDSFKYLMRDKVTLGVDASAAGGPKGREASAETNATMRSEILTYSRSRGLFAGLSLKGAVLRPDKDANEKLYGRRVDLQELIQKGNIAVPEPASKFIQSVSKASSGK, from the coding sequence ATGCGTACGATTTTCATGGTCTTAGCACTGTTTCTGGTCGACGAGAAGATCGCGGATCGTCTGTGGGAATCGTCGAAGGTCGTCGACGAACTGGTCAAGGCGCCGGATTCCGATATCTCCAAAGAAATCCTCAAACGCGCAGAATGCATCGCCGTCATTCCGGGCTTGAAGAAAGCCGCGCTCGGTTTTGGCGGAGAGCTCGGAAAAGGTGCTGTATCCTGCAAGAAAGACGGCGGAAAAGGACCGTTCGGCGCGCCGGCCATGATATCGATAACCGGTGGGAGCTTCGGATTTCAGTTGGGCGCCCAGGAAACCGACGTCGTGATGCTCTTCATGACGCCCGACAGTTTCAAATACCTGATGCGCGACAAAGTGACGCTTGGAGTGGATGCGTCTGCTGCCGGCGGCCCGAAAGGGCGTGAAGCATCTGCTGAAACCAACGCGACCATGCGATCGGAAATCCTGACTTACTCGCGCAGCCGCGGCCTGTTCGCCGGGCTTTCTCTGAAAGGCGCTGTGCTGCGCCCCGATAAAGACGCGAATGAGAAACTCTACGGCCGCAGGGTGGACCTTCAGGAGCTGATTCAAAAAGGCAATATCGCGGTTCCTGAACCGGCGAGCAAATTCATTCAATCCGTATCGAAAGCAAGTTCGGGTAAATAA